From a single Octopus sinensis linkage group LG5, ASM634580v1, whole genome shotgun sequence genomic region:
- the LOC115212181 gene encoding uncharacterized protein LOC115212181 isoform X1 encodes MMKLCAVMMFITFLLHQEGMAEIKPISVSRNDSQGVIYWHFQNLVTSNSAKQICQEYGMTLFSIKRHNFSIMELLIDKVRKFIEGSKGQIMLEAFVCQRHLEHGNDYFHRTEEIEVCAKALQSVKGNHFQCAFYCSITKNCALYCLSSHVCFLYSKCTGTCPMMACLKKHHCFAKV; translated from the exons GAATGGCAGAAATAAAACCCATTTCAGTCTCTAGAAATGATTCTCAGGGGGTGATCTACTGGCACTTCCAAAATTTGGTAACCTCAAATTCTGCAAAACAG ATTTGTCAGGAATATGGAATGACACTGTTCAGTATAAAGCGCCACAATTTCAGTATCATGGAACTTTTAATAG ACAAAGTTCGGAAATTTATAGAAGGCAGCAAAGGACAAATAATGTTGGAGGCTTTTGTTTGTCAGCGACATTTGGAACATGGAAATG ATTACTTTCATCGTACTGAAGAGATTGAAGTCTGCGCTAAAGCATTGCAGAGTGTTAAAGGAAACCATTTTCAGTGTGCATTCTATTGCAGCATCACTAAAAATTGTGCACTTTATTGTTTATCCTCCCATGTGTGTTTTCTGTATTCTAAATGTACTGGAACCTGCCCTATGATGGCATGTCTGAAGAAGCATCACTGTTTCGCTAAAGTCTAG
- the LOC115212181 gene encoding uncharacterized protein LOC115212181 isoform X2, which produces MAEIKPISVSRNDSQGVIYWHFQNLVTSNSAKQICQEYGMTLFSIKRHNFSIMELLIDKVRKFIEGSKGQIMLEAFVCQRHLEHGNDYFHRTEEIEVCAKALQSVKGNHFQCAFYCSITKNCALYCLSSHVCFLYSKCTGTCPMMACLKKHHCFAKV; this is translated from the exons ATGGCAGAAATAAAACCCATTTCAGTCTCTAGAAATGATTCTCAGGGGGTGATCTACTGGCACTTCCAAAATTTGGTAACCTCAAATTCTGCAAAACAG ATTTGTCAGGAATATGGAATGACACTGTTCAGTATAAAGCGCCACAATTTCAGTATCATGGAACTTTTAATAG ACAAAGTTCGGAAATTTATAGAAGGCAGCAAAGGACAAATAATGTTGGAGGCTTTTGTTTGTCAGCGACATTTGGAACATGGAAATG ATTACTTTCATCGTACTGAAGAGATTGAAGTCTGCGCTAAAGCATTGCAGAGTGTTAAAGGAAACCATTTTCAGTGTGCATTCTATTGCAGCATCACTAAAAATTGTGCACTTTATTGTTTATCCTCCCATGTGTGTTTTCTGTATTCTAAATGTACTGGAACCTGCCCTATGATGGCATGTCTGAAGAAGCATCACTGTTTCGCTAAAGTCTAG
- the LOC115212182 gene encoding caspase-7 gives MDYSDAKPTDGVYKKCSNFQQESSTSNSSEQFSKNYSKCHFTVECDTNSTKPGLALIIYNCFDSHTEIAPRINSQRDAEDLKEALTFLNFKIIFRKDRSVTEMKDLISSLSEHSNDYSCFVCAILTYSKDDDYIYGTDNFVSFDSLLKVLIKKENSTLAAKPKFFIVDTSPVVKVNVQHDGLFGFFKKSINYTTIPLWANLLTVSSGFCSESRTKDRSCFIQTLCSVLKEYGLKLELHQLMTQLNVRLNDIHNQNNHSGHLASVSSTMTKELRFKAHREEIKQ, from the coding sequence ATGGATTACAGTGATGCGAAACCAACCGATGGGGTCTATAAGAAATGTTCTAACTTTCAACAAGAAAGTTCTACCAGTAATTCCTCGgagcagttcagtaaaaattaCTCAAAGTGCCATTTTACAGTAGAGTGTGACACTAACTCCACCAAACCCGGCCTGGCTCTTATTATCTACAACTGTTTTGATTCTCATACTGAAATAGCTCCACGAATAAATTCTCAAAGAGATGCGGAAGACCTGAAAGAAGCTCTGACgtttttaaactttaaaattattttccgtAAGGATCGAAGTGTAACAGAGATGAAAGATCTAATAAGCAGTCTGTCGGAGCATAGTAATGATTATAGCTGTTTTGTATGCGCAATATTAACTTATAGCAAAGACGATGACTACATATACGGCACGGATAATTTCGTTAGTTTTGATTCTCTGTTGAAAGtactaattaaaaaagaaaattcgaCTCTCGCTGCAAAACCAAAATTCTTCATCGTTGATACTAGTCCTGTTGTAAAAGTTAACGTCCAACATGATGGATTATTcgggttttttaaaaaatcgattaATTATACGACGATTCCGTTATGGGCAAATCTGTTGACTGTTTCTTCCGGGTTTTGTTCGGAGTCTCGTACAAAGGACAGATCTTGTTTTATTCAAACGCTCTGTTCAGTATTGAAAGAATATGGTCTAAAACTTGAACTACATCAACTTATGACTCAACTCAATGTCCGGCTTAACGACATACATAATCAGAATAACCATTCTGGACATCTCGCCTCTGTAAGTTCGACTATGACCAAAGAATTACGTTTCAAAGCGCATAGAGAAGAAATAAAGCAGTAA